A window of the Plasmodium vivax chromosome 12, whole genome shotgun sequence genome harbors these coding sequences:
- a CDS encoding hypothetical protein, conserved (encoded by transcript PVX_083430A), which produces MSPFTVVALEFLFIGTFYFLQNGSIKFGHAWCVRDAYVGKGQIIADGRSAFGAGRRCYLTAIGGASLGGKTHRLGRNIRHVCRAKRGHAVEEEEGQRDEQLDERLDEQRGDPTSVEEEPSNVEEEPTSVEEEPTQRRKTKREIQKDEYGIPKEKLNITRQMNSKIKSKYKFCRVKTYNETININYKKKKILSIHEGKLKNRRIYSPDTYTRPMMSKVKESLFSILSHLGIFSNSHINVLDVFSGSGNLGIECISRDIPHVTFVDLSLNSCKTIYENLKLCNIPHSYNQIIRADAMELLKCPFKFHLGEKFHLAFFTPPYEQIVYSELIQNISNSELFHPDCLVFIEYPKEIEMLPQRVYNMVGLRNRKFGRTYFALYVLNSSGKYLSAERRDEFYPLHYNRKQRRQERYL; this is translated from the coding sequence ATGAGCCCCTTCACAGTTGTGGCACTGGAGTTCCTTTTCATTggcacattttattttctccaaaatgggagTATAAAATTTGGCCACGCGTGGTGTGTGAGGGATGCATACGTAGGGAAGGGGCAGATTATCGCTGACGGTAGAAGTGCGTTTGGCGCAGGCAGACGGTGTTATCTCACCGCGATAGGAGGCGCctccttgggggggaaaacccaCCGGTTGGGAAGGAACATTCGCCATGTGTGCCGGGCGAAAAGGGGACACGCggttgaagaggaagagggcCAGCGGGATGAGCAGTTGGATGAGCGGCTGGATGAGCAGCGGGGAGACCCCACCAGCGTAGAGGAAGAACCCAGCAACGTAGAGGAAGAACCCACCAGTGTAGAGGAAGAACCCACCCAGAGGAGGAAAACCAAAAGGGAAATCCAAAAGGACGAATACGGAATCCCGAAGGAAAAGCTGAACATAACAAGGCAAATGaacagcaaaataaaatccaaGTACAAATTTTGCAGAGTAAAGACCTACAACGAAACGATAAACATAAAttacaagaagaaaaaaattttaagcatCCATGAGGGGAAGCTTAAGAATAGGAGGATATACTCACCTGACACGTATACCAGGCCAATGATGAGCAAGGTGAAAGAATCTCTCTTTAGTATTTTGTCTCACCTGGGCATATTCAGTAACTCCCACATTAACGTTTTGGATGTCTTTAGCGGGAGTGGCAACCTGGGCATCGAGTGCATTTCGAGAGACATCCCTCACGTGACCTTTGTGGATTTGTCACTCAATAGCTGCAAAACTATTTACGAAAATTTAAAACTCTGTAACATCCCCCATTCGTATAATCAAATTATAAGAGCAGATGCTATGGAATTATTAAAGTGCCCTTTTAAGTTTCACCTGGGAGAGAAATTTCATTTAGCTTTTTTCACTCCACCGTATGAACAAATTGTCTACAGCGAGTTGATACAGAATATTTCCAACAGTGAATTGTTTCACCCTGACTGTCTTGTCTTTATTGAGTACCCGAAGGAGATTGAGATGCTGCCCCAGAGGGTGTACAATATGGTTGGCTTAAGGAATAGGAAATTTGGAAGAACCTACTTTGCCTTGTACGTTCTGAACAGTTCAGGTAAATATCTTTCTGCTGAGAGGAGGGATGAGTTTTACCCCCTCCATTACAACCGTAAGCAGCGCAGGCAGGAAAGGTATCTTTAG
- a CDS encoding hypothetical protein, conserved (encoded by transcript PVX_083425A; Apicoplast targeted protein. Curated by Stuart Ralph, Walter and Eliza Hall Institute of Medical Research, Australia.) has protein sequence MKALHVLLLLVLPLLLLSLCVEGIRKSPDKKKEKSLIKTAQKKVARFTRRYKKSLRLKEQDVIGRYEVKAYFFFDDSFEKRFKWNLYYKFCKTSTPSICNYIQMRRQFEKWYDDKTFSIKKYMSDVTLVYNQFYSKYSILQFDINLEPQNVLKISKVPNLSDILMESLTNLITRRKLRPPSDAPSWRLSFNYITGMKKLVVKAPSQVPGMNFYFYFVIPAYKYYYSHLFTSIGDIYFKYEWGIKKYNVGYFTMEQM, from the exons atgaaAGCGCTGCACGTGCTACTGCTGCTGGTACtaccgctgctgctgctgtccCTTTGTGTGGAAGGCATCAGGAAAAGCccggacaaaaaaaaggaaaagagtTTAATAAAGACGGCCCAGAAAAAGGTAGCCCGATTTACCCgcagatataaaaaatcacTGCGGCTAAAGGAGCAGGACGTGATCGGTCGGTACGAAGTGAAAGCCTACTTCTTCTTTGACGattcttttgaaaaaagattCAAATGGAATTTATATTACAAATTCTGCAAGACAAGTACCCCAAGCATTTGCAATTACATCCAGATGAGAAGGCAATTTGAAAAGTGGTACGACGACAAAACGTTTTCaatcaaaaaatacatgtCAGATGTAACGTTAGTGTATAATCAATTTTACAGTAAGTACTCTATTCTGCAGTTTGATATCAATTTGGAGCCCCAGAACGTTTTGAAGATTTCCAAAGTGCCTAACCTGTCCGATATATTAATGGAGTCCTTGACGAATTTGATTACGAGGAGGAAGTTGAGACCCCCATCGGATGCTCCTTCTTGGCGGCTGTCCTTTAACTACATTACGGGGATGAAGAAGCTCGTTGTGAAGGCTCCCTCGCAGGTTCCGGGCATGAATTTCTACTTTTACTTCGTTATCCCGgcttataaatatt ATTACTCACACTTATTCACCAGCATCGGAGACATCTACTTCAAGTACGAATGGgggattaaaaaatacaacgtGGGGTACTTCACCATGGAGCAGATGTAA
- a CDS encoding hypothetical protein, conserved (encoded by transcript PVX_083435A), whose translation MVHGVTQAKRVLSYTTHPRHSNMEDFLTKLKKISEQYNNLLLEKKIIDKRIANIGENIRKYEETREKSLEDVELKKNQLLKNKNKHIIMCQKMEQLNGKLNEILIRKQSIDDDEEKKVINKQIHTVNNTYVLLKHVQNLNDAMLKDEGNRYYKLITENIHSKSFSNRKTLNILNSFLRKSRANIQERGSEGAKSSTPPAAIHSANYFKIIQTNDIVQKLLDLFSGDHTALTIDKQQFLFVLLMNVLRKIACASEMAIPPEDCNSRHHVIYNFLHNKYILHL comes from the coding sequence ATGGTGCACGGTGTAACGCAGGCAAAGAGAGTCCTGAGCTACACTACTCACCCGCGACACTCCAACATGGAGGACTTCCTAACCAAGCTGAAGAAAATATCCGAGCAGTACAACAACCTGCTGCTGGAAAAGAAGATAATCGACAAGCGGATCGCGAACATCGGAGAGAACATACGCAAGTATGAAGAGACGAGGGAGAAGTCCCTGGAGGACGTGGAGCTGAAGAAAAACCAGCTgttaaagaacaaaaataaacacataaTCATGTGCCAGAAAATGGAACAGCTAAACGGAAAGCTGAACGAAATACTCATAAGAAAGCAAAGCAtagatgatgatgaagaaaaaaaagtcataaaCAAACAAATCCACACAGTTAACAACACATACGTTTTGCTCAAGCATGtccaaaatttaaatgaCGCAATGCTCAAGGACGAAGGCAATCGCTACTATAAGTTAATTACAGAAAATATACATAGCAAAAGCTTCAGCAATAGGAAAACGCTGAACATACTAAACAGCTTCTTGCGCAAAAGTCGGGCCAACATCCAGGAGAGGGGCAGCGAAGGGGCGAAGTCCTCAACACCCCCCGCCGCTATCCACTCcgcaaattattttaaaatcatTCAAACGAACGACATTGTCCAAAAGCTGCTGGACCTCTTTTCGGGAGACCACACCGCCCTAACGATCGATAAGCAGCAATTCCTGTTTGTCCTCCTGATGAACGTTTTGCGCAAAATCGCCTGCGCCAGCGAAATGGCCATTCCTCCTGAGGACTGCAACTCGAGGCACCACGTGATTTACAATTTTCTGCACAACAAGTATATACTCCACTTGTGA
- a CDS encoding hypothetical protein, conserved (encoded by transcript PVX_083440A), with product MNHLDENEVKYVKKQKKTRKCHSVWQKIIRKSLGCTKEEIKKSIANSKREKERVISILYGSVFRGNKYLLYTKKWRGNTLNEIINQDQKNYLNMKNLKTVDSSYFCKLAFGYVDQNDRNNFKKRGQSGQQKNSDPKGSANASGNAAYGGGTPHDRAGATAQQSGHPGGYHSNRPTSHTTHSSAKKTQPNHSNIVTRKKTQHSVKNTPITEKDEVYEKLNYLEKRSYRNRAKADSYNCLNGGTSSNSYYYYSNHFASGSANFNSAGNYYSVGSNDSSARNATSRSAVNRSAISRGAASRSNPNDGPSCEPQSDENTMIKYKYLPTGVFYSRVSRSFIANWIDDKTKKQIKMPYKIAEFGIEKCMILAILSRNLRISNLNSALKCYDSLTHEQKEKMLQAIRTTQKSEKLFNDLLKPNGGGSPNGGGSPNGGGSPNGGGSPNGRGNPNGRATPSALHSRASPNGAADGQTNQVNAQTDLLSGQTDLLRGQPDQPSAPMNQPNAQMNQPSAQMNQPSAQMNQLTGQMNQLTPLSSNSPNRHNEQEAKHTAVKKTGIEKKKVKQSYNNSENLPTGVYFYQGSYVANWWETQQKKQFKVPFKISEHGIARAKNLAIISRIIRSSSVQEVNLILSQIEQTRNITKLNYAAIAALAFKYITPPPKKE from the coding sequence atgaatcaTTTGGACGAAAACGAAGTGAAGTATgtaaagaagcaaaagaaaacCCGAAAGTGCCACAGCGtgtggcaaaaaataattagaaAAAGCCTTGGATGcacaaaagaagaaataaaaaaaagcatcgCAAATAGTAAGAGGGAAAAGGAGAGAGTAATCTCCATTCTGTACGGAAGCGTCTTCAGAGGGAACAAATACCTCCtctacacaaaaaaatggagaggaaaCACACTAAACGAAATAATAAATCAagaccaaaaaaattacttgaacatgaagaatttaaaaactgTAGACAGCAGCTACTTCTGCAAGTTAGCCTTTGGGTACGTCGACCAGAATGATaggaataattttaaaaagaggggaCAATCAGGGCAGCAGAAAAATTCTGACCCTAAGGGTAGTGCTAACGCTAGCGGTAACGCCGCCTATGGGGGGGGAACTCCCCATGACCGCGCCGGCGCAACCGCCCAGCAGAGTGGCCACCCCGGAGGATACCACAGCAACAGACCAACCAGCCACACCACCCACAGCAGCGCCAAGAAAACGCAACCCAACCACAGCAACATTGTcaccagaaaaaaaacgcaacaCTCGGTGAAGAACACACCCATTACCGAAAAGGATGAAGTgtacgaaaaattaaattatctAGAAAAGAGAAGTTACAGAAATAGAGCCAAGGCAGACAGCTACAACTGCCTCAACGGTGGTACCAGCAGCAACAGCTACTACTACTATAGCAACCACTTCGCTAGTGGAAGCGCTAATTTTAACTCCGCCGGGAATTATTACAGCGTGGGCAGCAACGATAGCAGCGCCAGGAATGCAACCAGTCGAAGTGCAGTCAACCGAAGTGCCATCAGCCGAGGTGCAGCCAGCAGAAGCAACCCGAACGACGGCCCTTCCTGCGAACCACAGTCGGACGAAAACACAATGATTAAGTATAAGTATCTACCCACGGGTGTATTCTACAGTAGGGTCTCCCGGTCCTTCATTGCCAACTGGATTGAcgataaaacaaaaaagcaaattaaaaTGCCATATAAGATAGCCGAATTTGGAATCGAAAAATGTATGATCTTGGCCATCCTCTCTAGGAACCTTCGAATTAGTAACCTGAACAGCGCCTTGAAATGCTACGACAGTTTAACCCAcgagcagaaggagaagatgcTCCAAGCCATTCGAACCACGCAGAAGAGCGAAAAGCTCTTTAACGATTTGCTTaaaccaaacgggggaggaagtccaaacgggggaggaagtccaaacgggggaggaagtccaaacgggggaggaagtCCAAACGGGAGGGGAAATCCAAACGGGAGGGCAACTCCAAGCGCCCTTCACAGTAGAGCATCCCCAAACGGCGCAGCGGACGGGCAGACCAACCAGGTTAACGCCCAAACTGACTTGCTAAGCGGCCAAACCGACCTGTTAAGAGGACAGCCAGACCAGCCAAGTGCCCCAATGAACCAGCCAAATGCCCAAATGAATCAGCCAAGTGCCCAAATGAATCAGCCAAGTGCCCAAATGAACCAGCTAACTGGACAAATGAACCAGCTCACCCCACTCAGCAGCAACTCCCCGAATAGGCACAACGAACAGGAAGCGAAACACACGGCGGTCAAAAAAACAGgcatcgaaaaaaaaaaagtaaaacagTCCTACAATAACTCGGAGAATTTACCCACAGGCGTGTATTTCTATCAAGGCTCATATGTAGCCAACTGGTGGGAAACACAACAGAAGAAGCAATTCAAAgttccttttaaaatatcGGAGCATGGAATAGCAAGAGCCAAAAATCTAGCCATCATTTCCAGAATTATCAGGTCATCCTCTGTGCAAGAAGTCAATTTGATTTTGTCTCAAATTGAGCAAACAAGGAACATCACCAAGTTGAACTATGCTGCCATTGCTGCTTTAgcttttaaatatataacccCCCCTCCGAAAAAGGAGTAA